The following are encoded together in the Armatimonadota bacterium genome:
- a CDS encoding 4Fe-4S dicluster-binding protein: protein MGRLFAIEIVYRGIFQKNLAKNISRGIVLAARHAGKTGISFGRYGDSPERNGIPAKNFAIVATDDETLQEGMAKYEPREVDITIAVDDTLCKGVESWAWYGLQPINRLLKPGGTLLVTTMHDFDAIISMCHRKDYPYQLALLRGIPSFSGLWVYKDDHTDVRVLGAIARVLPDLFDLDAVEKAIREEWNDDLKVASARKAADRLRTRVVLPTEGNPEKPYAFELPRWYELREGLSIPAIPVGQGVADPVTGQVGGFRPARNPTFKKFSTRTMRPVVDFDKCVKCTLCWLQCPDSCFDVTPDGYYDAHMEACCGCGVCEAVCPVEHCITMVNETAFTDNRSQWEMWKQDKDAYRAWVQDKIRARPPRQHGFRIRGQYVEEIQQLVAAGVVDRSLGERLAEDVTAEPGEASAGG from the coding sequence GTGGGCCGCCTCTTCGCCATCGAGATTGTCTACCGGGGGATCTTCCAGAAGAACCTGGCCAAGAACATCAGCCGGGGGATCGTGCTGGCCGCCCGGCACGCCGGCAAGACCGGCATCTCCTTCGGCCGGTACGGGGACAGCCCCGAACGCAACGGCATCCCCGCCAAGAACTTCGCCATCGTGGCCACCGACGACGAAACCCTGCAGGAAGGGATGGCCAAGTACGAGCCCCGGGAAGTGGACATCACCATCGCGGTGGACGACACCCTGTGCAAGGGGGTGGAGTCCTGGGCGTGGTACGGGCTGCAGCCCATCAACCGCCTGCTCAAGCCTGGCGGCACCCTGCTCGTCACCACGATGCACGACTTCGACGCGATCATCTCCATGTGTCACCGGAAGGACTACCCCTACCAGCTGGCTCTTCTGCGGGGCATTCCCAGCTTTTCGGGGCTGTGGGTCTACAAGGACGACCACACCGACGTCCGGGTCCTGGGGGCCATCGCCCGGGTGCTGCCCGACCTGTTCGACCTGGACGCGGTGGAGAAGGCCATCCGGGAGGAGTGGAACGACGACCTGAAGGTGGCCTCGGCCCGCAAGGCGGCCGACCGCCTGCGGACCCGCGTCGTCCTGCCTACCGAGGGCAACCCCGAGAAGCCCTACGCCTTCGAGCTGCCCCGCTGGTACGAGCTGCGGGAAGGGCTGTCCATCCCCGCGATTCCGGTCGGGCAGGGCGTGGCCGATCCGGTCACCGGCCAGGTGGGCGGTTTCCGGCCGGCCCGCAACCCCACCTTCAAGAAGTTCAGCACCCGCACCATGCGGCCGGTGGTGGACTTCGACAAGTGCGTCAAGTGCACCCTGTGCTGGCTGCAGTGCCCTGACTCCTGCTTCGATGTGACCCCCGACGGCTACTACGACGCCCACATGGAGGCCTGCTGCGGGTGCGGCGTCTGCGAGGCCGTCTGTCCCGTGGAGCACTGCATCACCATGGTCAACGAGACCGCGTTTACCGACAACCGCAGCCAGTGGGAGATGTGGAAGCAGGACAAAGACGCCTATCGGGCGTGGGTGCAGGACAAGATCCGCGCCCGGCCGCCCCGCCAGCACGGCTTCCGGATCCGCGGCCAGTACGTGGAGGAGATCCAGCAGCTGGTCGCAGCCGGGGTCGTGGACCGCTCGCTGGGGGAGCGGCTGGCCGAGGACGTGACCGCCGAGCCCGGCGAAGCCAGCGCCGGAGGATAG